Proteins encoded together in one Diceros bicornis minor isolate mBicDic1 chromosome 18, mDicBic1.mat.cur, whole genome shotgun sequence window:
- the TMC8 gene encoding transmembrane channel-like protein 8: MLPQWSVQSERAPGEPEPEAAGEELWEQEMERLCSSQEPVRTLPYAMADKRFIRQLREPEGVKTSCWQRWRRRWQTAGGRLGEAVQRLAQGFGLWEGALYEIGGLFGTGIQSYFTFLRFLLLLNLLTLLLTAGFVLLPLVWLRPPDPGPTLNFTLQCPGGHQPQTGVPNLHNQLWNVLTGRAFYNTYLFYGGYRAGPESSSAYSIRLAYLLSPLASLLLCFCGTLRRMVKGLPQRLFLGQDYRSPLSAKVFSSWDFCIQGWEASTIKKHEISNEFKVELEEGRRFLLEQQQTRAQRVCHLLTYLRVNILIGLLVVGAISAIFWATKYSQDNKEESLFVLLQYLPPGVIALVNFLGPLLFVFLVQLENYSPNTEVNLTLIWCVVLKLASLGMFSFSLGQTVLCIGRNKTSCESYGYDACDYQCWENSVGEELYKLSIFNFLLTVAFTFLVTLPRRLLVERFSGRFWAWLGREEFLVPKNVLDIVAGQTVTWMGLFYCPLLPLLYSVFIFLTFYLKKYTLLRNSTAPSRRFRSSSSTFFFQLVLILGLLLASVPLGYVVSSIHSSWDCGLFANYSAPWQVVPELGALRLPPLGQRALHYLSSHAFSFPLLILLSLVLTVCVSQSQANARAIQRLRKQLVWQVQEKWHLVEDLSRLLPDCLGPGSPHSQASRPRSFCPGFPCPGSPGPRPPRPGPSLVDPAGLRGAPAPSCRFRFPSVSEL, encoded by the exons ATGCTGCCCCAGTGGTCGGTGCAGTCGGAGCGGGCCCCCGGGGAGCCAGAACCCGAGGCGGCGGGCGAGGAGCTGTGGGAGCAGGAGATGGAGCGGCTGTGCTCCTCCCAGGAACCCGTGCGGACGCTGCCCTATGCCATGGCGGACAAGCGCTTCATCCG GCAACTGCGGGAGCCCGAGGGGGTGAAGACCTCGTGCTGGCAGCGGTGGCGGCGCAGGTGGCAGACTGCAGGAGGACGCCTGGGGGAGGCAGTGCAGCGGCTGGCCCAGGGCTTTGGGctctgggagggggctctctaCGAGATCGGGG GCCTCTTTGGCACCGGAATCCAGTCTTACTTCACCTTCCTTCGCTTCCTGCTGCTGCTCAACCTGCTGACTCTGCTTCTGACCGCCGGCTTCGTCCTGCTGCCCCTGGTCTGGCTCCGGCCCCCTGACCCAGGCCCCACCCTTAACTTCA CCCTCCAGTGCCCCGGCGGCCACCAGCCCCAGACTGGTGTTCCCAATCTTCACAATCAACTTTGGAATGTTTTAACCGGCAGG GCCTTCTACAACACCTACCTCTTTTATGGTGGGTACCGGGCGGGGCCCGAGAGCAGCTCGGCATACAGCATCCGCCTGGCCTACCTCCTGAGCCCGCTGGCCTCCCTGCTCCTCTGCTTCTGTGGGACTCTACGGCG GATGGTGAAGGGGCTGCCACAGAGGCTGTTCCTGGGCCAGGACTACCGGTCGCCTCTCAGTGCCAAGGTCTTCTCCTCCTGGGACTTCTGTATCCAGGGATGGGAAGCATCCACCATCAAGAAGCATGAGATCAGCAATGAGTTCAAG GTGGAGCTGGAGGAGGGGCGTCGCTTCCTGCTGGAGCAGCAGCAGACCCGGGCCCAGAGGGTCTGCCACCTGCTTACCTACCTACGGGTCAACATCCTCATCGGGCTCCTGGTGGTCGGGGCCATCAGCGCCATCTTCTGGGCCACCAAGTATTCGCAGGACAACAAGGAG GAATCCCTGTTTGTGCTGCTCCAGTACCTGCCCCCTGGGGTCATTGCCCTGGTCAACTTTCTGGGTCCCCTGCTGTTTGTTTTCCTGGTCCAGCTGGAGAACTACTCTCCCAACACTGAGGTCAACCTCACCCTTATCTG GTGCGTGGTGCTGAAGCTGGCAAGCCTGGGAATGTTCTCCTTCTCCCTGGGCCAGACCGTGCTGTGCATTGGCAGAAACAAGACCAGCTGCGAGTCCTACGGCTACGACGCCTGTGACTACCAG TGCTGGGAAAACTCGGTGGGGGAGGAGCTGTACAAGCTGAGCATCTTCAACTTCCTCCTCACAGTGGCCTTCACCTTCCTCGTCACCCTGCCTAGGAG GCTGCTTGTGGAGCGATTCTCGGGCCGGTTCTGGGCCTGGCTGGGCCGAGAGGAGTTCCTGGTGCCCAAGAACGTGCTGGACATCGTGGCGGGGCAGACGGTCACCTGGATGGGCCTCTTCTACTGCCCCCTGCTGCCCCTGCTCTATAGCGTCTTCATCTTTCTCACCTTCTACCTCAAGAAG TATACCCTCCTGAGGAACTCCACGGCTCCCTCTCGGCGATTCCGCTCCTCCAGCTCCACCTTCTTCTTCCAGCTGGTGCTCATCCTGGGCCTGCTCCTGGCCTCCGTGCCCCTGGGCTATGTGGTCAGCAG CATCCACTCCTCCTGGGACTGCGGCCTCTTTGCCAATTACTCGGCGCCCTGGCAGGTGGTCCCGGAGCTGGGGGCCCTCCGGCTCCCACCCCTTGGCCAGCGCGCCCTCCACTACCTCAGCTCCCATGCTTTCAGCTTCCCCCTCCTCATCCTGCTCAG CCTTGTCCTGACCGTGTGCGTCTCCCAGTCCCAGGCCAATGCGAGGGCCATTCAAAGGCTCCGGAAGCAGCTGGTGTGG CAAGTCCAGGAGAAGTGGCACCTGGTGGAGGACCTGTCGCGGCTGCTGCCAGACTGTCTGGGACCCGGGTCCCCTCACTCCCAAGCTTCGCGCCCGCGATCCTTCTGCCCCGGATTCCCGTGCCCGGGCTCCCCGGGTCCCAGACCCCCCAGGCCGGGACCGTCCCTCGTGGATCCCGCCGGGCTGCGCGGTGCTCCGGCCCCCTCCTGTAGATTCCGCTTCCCCAGCGTCTCTGAGCTGTAG